In Chryseobacterium gotjawalense, the following are encoded in one genomic region:
- the porX gene encoding T9SS response regulator signal transducer PorX, with the protein MSKIIWIDDEVDLLKPHIVFLENKGYKVSPVNNVNEALEMIEKENFQLALLDENMPGISGLEAIPMIKNIDSAIKIVMVTKNEEELIMEQAIGSQIADYILKPVNPNQILLSLKKNLQEETLIEQKTILEYQQEFRNLSMELSYLKTYQEWAEYYKKILNWEIKFDKVFDSEFSDLLQSQKEEANIQFGKFIEKNYEDWLNSSDKPMMSHTLFKDKIKPEVEKDKVLLLMIDNLRYDQWKVIEPLFTKFYQKTSEDYYYSILPTATQYARNAFFAGLMPSEIEKRFPQYWINDNEDGNKNEHERDFLEDQMKRLGLSGKSMKYLKILNADFERKILEDFNQHKNNDLLVIVYNFIDILSHAKTDNVIVNQLIRDDKTFRSLTYNWFENSSLLKIIKQAAENGFKLVITTDHGTIYVKKPSKVVGDRETSTNIRYKTGRSLTYENNDVWAISNPEKLFLPKGNLSSKYIFAKNNTFLAYPKNYNHFVNYYKETYQHGGISLEECIIPISILEPK; encoded by the coding sequence ATGTCAAAAATTATTTGGATAGATGATGAAGTAGATTTACTAAAACCTCATATTGTATTTTTAGAAAACAAAGGCTACAAAGTTTCACCGGTGAATAACGTGAATGAAGCCTTAGAAATGATTGAAAAAGAAAATTTTCAATTGGCTTTGCTGGACGAAAATATGCCTGGGATTTCTGGGCTGGAGGCAATTCCGATGATTAAAAATATCGACTCCGCCATTAAAATCGTAATGGTTACCAAAAACGAAGAAGAACTGATTATGGAACAGGCAATTGGTTCACAGATTGCAGATTATATTTTGAAACCGGTAAATCCGAACCAGATTTTACTTTCATTAAAAAAGAATTTGCAGGAGGAAACCTTAATCGAGCAAAAAACCATACTCGAATATCAGCAGGAATTCCGAAATCTTTCGATGGAGCTGTCTTATTTGAAAACCTATCAGGAATGGGCAGAATATTATAAGAAAATCCTGAACTGGGAAATTAAATTTGATAAAGTTTTCGACAGTGAGTTTTCAGATTTGCTGCAATCTCAAAAAGAGGAAGCCAATATTCAGTTCGGAAAATTCATTGAAAAAAATTACGAAGATTGGTTGAATTCATCAGACAAACCGATGATGAGTCATACTTTGTTTAAAGATAAAATAAAGCCGGAAGTAGAAAAAGACAAAGTTCTTTTATTAATGATTGATAATCTGCGCTACGACCAGTGGAAAGTCATCGAGCCGTTATTTACCAAATTTTACCAGAAAACGTCTGAAGATTATTATTACAGTATTCTGCCCACGGCAACCCAGTACGCGAGAAATGCCTTCTTCGCCGGATTAATGCCATCGGAAATCGAAAAGAGATTTCCGCAATATTGGATTAATGATAACGAAGACGGTAATAAAAATGAGCACGAACGTGATTTTTTAGAAGATCAAATGAAACGCCTCGGCTTATCCGGAAAGTCGATGAAGTATTTGAAAATACTCAATGCAGATTTCGAACGCAAAATTTTAGAAGATTTCAACCAGCATAAAAACAACGATTTGTTGGTCATTGTCTATAATTTCATCGATATATTATCTCATGCCAAAACAGACAATGTCATTGTCAATCAACTGATCAGAGATGACAAAACCTTCCGGTCATTGACGTATAACTGGTTTGAAAACTCATCATTATTAAAGATTATTAAACAGGCCGCAGAAAATGGTTTCAAACTAGTCATCACGACTGACCACGGAACTATTTATGTAAAGAAACCCAGTAAAGTGGTTGGCGACAGAGAAACTTCAACAAATATCCGGTATAAAACGGGTAGAAGTTTAACCTACGAAAACAATGATGTATGGGCAATTTCCAATCCAGAGAAATTATTTTTACCGAAAGGAAATTTAAGTTCCAAATACATCTTTGCAAAGAATAATACGTTTTTGGCTTATCCGAAAAATTATAATCATTTTGTAAACTATTACAAAGAAACCTACCAACACGGCGGGATTTCTTTGGAGGAATGCATTATTCCGATCAGTATATTAGAACCCAAATAG
- a CDS encoding bifunctional UDP-3-O-[3-hydroxymyristoyl] N-acetylglucosamine deacetylase/3-hydroxyacyl-ACP dehydratase gives MSDKQKTLNEEISLSGIGLHTGREVTLTMKPAKENTGFVFVRTDLEGNPHIEADVNYVTTTERGTTLEKLGVRIHTCEHLLAALVGCDIDNVILEMDSAEPPILDGSSKFFVEAIEKAGISEQSAVREYLIVKEVLSYSDPATGSEITIIPSDTYEVTTMVDFGTKVLGTQNATLKDISEFKTEISSARTFSFLHELEMLLDAGLIKGGDISNAIVYVDKELTPETAERLKKAFGKDEVSIRPNGILDNLTLNYPNEAARHKLLDVIGDLALVGVKIKGKVIANKPGHFVNTQFAKKLNRQWKLQKKKNVPDIDIYKEPVYDINGIMKLMPHRPPFLLIDKILELSDSHVVGLKNVTMNEPFFVGHFPKEPVMPGVLQVEALAQTGGILVLASVPDPENYSTYFIKMDKVKFKKKVVPGDTMVFKIELISPIRRGIVHMQGYGYVGDSVVVEAELMAQVAKNKPD, from the coding sequence ATGAGTGATAAACAAAAAACCTTAAACGAAGAGATCTCTCTCTCCGGAATCGGCCTTCATACTGGCCGCGAAGTAACCCTTACCATGAAACCTGCCAAAGAAAATACAGGTTTCGTTTTCGTAAGAACTGATCTTGAAGGAAATCCCCATATCGAAGCAGATGTCAACTATGTGACCACCACTGAAAGAGGAACAACTCTGGAAAAATTGGGCGTAAGAATACATACTTGCGAGCATTTGCTTGCTGCTCTGGTAGGGTGCGATATCGATAATGTCATCTTGGAAATGGATAGTGCAGAACCACCAATTTTAGATGGTTCTTCTAAATTCTTCGTAGAAGCAATAGAGAAAGCAGGAATCAGCGAACAATCTGCAGTAAGAGAATATCTGATTGTAAAAGAGGTACTGAGTTACAGTGATCCTGCAACCGGTTCAGAAATTACAATTATTCCATCCGATACGTATGAAGTAACAACCATGGTCGATTTTGGAACCAAAGTATTGGGAACGCAAAATGCCACTTTAAAGGATATTTCAGAATTCAAAACCGAAATATCATCAGCAAGAACTTTCAGCTTTTTACACGAACTGGAAATGCTTCTGGATGCCGGCTTAATTAAAGGTGGCGATATTTCAAACGCTATCGTGTATGTTGATAAAGAACTTACCCCTGAAACAGCAGAGAGACTGAAAAAAGCGTTCGGAAAAGATGAAGTTTCAATTCGGCCAAATGGGATTTTAGACAATCTCACTTTAAATTATCCTAACGAAGCGGCACGTCATAAATTACTGGATGTGATAGGCGATTTGGCTTTGGTTGGTGTTAAAATCAAAGGAAAAGTTATTGCAAACAAACCGGGACATTTCGTCAATACACAGTTTGCGAAGAAATTAAACAGACAGTGGAAACTCCAGAAAAAGAAAAATGTTCCCGATATCGATATTTATAAAGAACCGGTTTACGACATCAATGGAATTATGAAATTGATGCCGCACAGACCACCATTTTTATTGATTGATAAAATTTTAGAACTTTCTGATTCTCATGTGGTAGGTTTAAAAAATGTAACGATGAACGAACCGTTTTTCGTTGGACATTTTCCGAAAGAACCTGTCATGCCGGGAGTTTTACAAGTAGAAGCTTTAGCTCAGACCGGAGGTATTTTGGTTCTGGCAAGCGTACCCGATCCCGAAAATTACTCGACTTATTTTATTAAAATGGATAAAGTAAAGTTCAAGAAAAAAGTAGTGCCGGGAGACACTATGGTATTTAAAATAGAACTGATTTCACCTATTAGAAGAGGAATTGTGCACATGCAAGGCTACGGATACGTCGGCGACAGCGTTGTGGTAGAAGCAGAACTCATGGCGCAGGTGGCAAAAAACAAACCAGATTAA
- a CDS encoding HD domain-containing protein has protein sequence MTNKFKIINDPVHGFINIPHEILFDVIEHPYFQRLRRISQTGLLNLIFPGATHTRFHHALGAMHLMFTALETLKLKGVTISKEEEKAAMLAILLHDIGHGPFSHALENMLMDDWHHEKLSLLLMNKMNEEFSGELSMAIEMFQGKYERKFFNQLISSQLDVDRLDYLKRDSFYTGVVEGNVNTQRIISMMNVSEDELVIDAKGIYSIENFLTARMFMYWQVYYHKTSALAEYLLVKILARAKFLVSQGKELPASENLAYFLHKNQFEKATGEDIQRFTDLDDNDVIQAIKFWTKSDDVVLSYLCNCVIQRKFPKTLMSSKPFEKEFIEDKIARTNLKFGQDIGSELVDQISRNLLPYNAEHQPIYLLQKDGEKTKLDHSENQILSSFINQLNTKYILSFPREI, from the coding sequence ATGACCAACAAATTTAAAATCATCAATGATCCGGTACACGGATTTATCAATATTCCCCACGAAATTCTTTTTGATGTAATCGAGCATCCTTATTTTCAAAGATTACGGCGGATTTCGCAGACAGGTTTATTAAATTTAATTTTCCCCGGTGCAACACATACCAGATTTCATCACGCTTTAGGAGCCATGCATTTGATGTTTACCGCGTTGGAAACTTTAAAATTGAAAGGCGTTACCATATCTAAAGAAGAAGAAAAAGCAGCAATGTTAGCAATTCTGCTCCATGATATTGGGCACGGTCCGTTTTCGCACGCTTTAGAAAATATGCTGATGGATGACTGGCATCACGAGAAATTGTCGCTTTTGCTGATGAATAAGATGAATGAGGAGTTCAGTGGCGAACTTTCAATGGCGATAGAAATGTTTCAGGGGAAATACGAGAGAAAATTCTTTAATCAATTGATTTCCTCCCAGTTGGATGTCGACCGTCTTGATTATTTAAAACGCGACAGCTTCTACACCGGAGTCGTAGAGGGAAATGTAAACACCCAAAGAATTATTTCGATGATGAATGTTTCTGAAGACGAACTGGTCATTGATGCAAAAGGGATCTATTCCATCGAAAATTTTTTGACAGCACGGATGTTTATGTATTGGCAGGTGTATTATCATAAAACGTCTGCATTGGCAGAATATCTGTTGGTAAAAATTTTGGCGCGGGCAAAATTTCTGGTTTCTCAGGGCAAAGAACTTCCCGCCTCAGAAAACCTGGCTTATTTCCTCCACAAAAATCAGTTTGAAAAAGCAACCGGAGAAGACATTCAGCGTTTTACAGACCTTGATGATAATGATGTAATTCAAGCTATAAAATTCTGGACAAAAAGTGATGATGTCGTTTTGTCTTATCTGTGTAATTGCGTTATTCAAAGAAAATTTCCGAAAACACTGATGTCTTCCAAACCTTTCGAAAAAGAATTTATTGAGGATAAAATCGCCAGAACAAACCTTAAGTTTGGACAGGATATCGGTTCCGAACTGGTGGATCAGATCTCCAGAAATCTCCTGCCCTATAATGCAGAGCATCAACCGATTTATTTACTGCAAAAGGATGGTGAAAAAACCAAGCTTGACCATTCTGAGAATCAAATTCTTTCTTCCTTTATCAATCAACTGAATACCAAGTATATTTTATCATTTCCCCGAGAAATTTAA
- the lpxA gene encoding acyl-ACP--UDP-N-acetylglucosamine O-acyltransferase → MVHQLAAVDQRAKIGQNVTVEPFTTIAGDVEIGEGTWIGSNVTIMDGARIGKNCRIFPGTVISAIPQDLKFDGEETQVIIGDRTTVRECVTINRGTKALGYTKIGEDCLIMATVHIAHDCVLGDHVIIVNGSALAGHVEVGDYTVMGGLSAVHQFGKIGKHVMISGGTLVRKDIPPYVKVAREPMNYAGINSVGLRRRGFTSDKIFEIQKIYRAVYQMKMNVSQASSYIEKEMLPTAERDEILEFIRNSPRGIVKGYGTGKE, encoded by the coding sequence ATGGTACATCAATTAGCTGCCGTAGACCAGCGTGCAAAAATAGGCCAAAACGTTACCGTAGAACCGTTTACAACGATTGCAGGTGATGTGGAAATTGGCGAAGGAACTTGGATTGGATCAAATGTAACCATCATGGATGGAGCCAGAATCGGCAAAAATTGTAGGATTTTTCCGGGCACTGTAATTTCCGCAATTCCACAAGATTTGAAATTCGATGGTGAAGAAACGCAGGTGATTATCGGCGATAGAACAACCGTTAGAGAATGTGTTACCATCAACAGAGGAACAAAAGCCCTGGGTTATACCAAAATTGGTGAAGATTGTTTGATCATGGCTACTGTTCATATCGCACACGATTGCGTCTTGGGTGATCATGTAATCATTGTAAACGGTTCTGCGCTTGCAGGTCATGTGGAGGTAGGCGATTATACCGTTATGGGAGGTCTTTCGGCCGTACATCAATTTGGTAAAATTGGCAAACATGTCATGATTTCAGGAGGAACTTTAGTAAGAAAAGATATTCCACCTTATGTTAAAGTGGCGCGGGAACCAATGAATTACGCTGGAATTAATTCCGTAGGTCTTAGAAGAAGAGGTTTCACCAGTGATAAAATTTTTGAAATTCAAAAAATTTACCGCGCTGTTTATCAAATGAAAATGAATGTTTCTCAAGCTTCAAGTTATATAGAAAAGGAAATGCTGCCTACTGCAGAGCGCGATGAAATTCTTGAATTTATCAGAAACTCACCTCGCGGAATCGTAAAAGGCTATGGCACCGGTAAAGAATAA
- the efp gene encoding elongation factor P, producing MATSNDIKKGMCIEFSNDIFKIIDFLHVKPGKGPAFVRTKMKSVTNGKVLDNTFSAGHKIDEVKVITRKFQYLYEDDNGYHFMNNEDFSQIYLDKEMIENAQFMKAGEEVTIILKDSDESPLSAEIPPTVYLEVIEADPGVKGNTATNALKNAIVETGARVMVPLFIEAGDKIKVNTEDGSYLERVK from the coding sequence ATGGCAACAAGCAACGATATTAAAAAAGGAATGTGTATCGAATTCAGTAACGATATCTTCAAAATTATTGATTTTTTACACGTGAAACCTGGTAAAGGTCCAGCCTTCGTACGAACAAAGATGAAGTCGGTTACCAACGGTAAAGTCTTAGACAATACTTTTTCAGCAGGTCACAAAATTGATGAGGTTAAGGTAATTACCAGAAAATTCCAATATCTGTATGAAGATGATAACGGATATCACTTTATGAATAACGAAGATTTTTCGCAAATCTATCTCGATAAAGAAATGATTGAAAACGCCCAGTTTATGAAAGCAGGCGAAGAAGTAACCATCATTTTAAAAGACAGCGACGAATCGCCTTTGTCAGCTGAAATCCCGCCAACAGTTTATCTGGAAGTAATTGAAGCCGATCCAGGAGTGAAAGGAAATACTGCAACCAACGCATTGAAAAATGCCATCGTAGAAACAGGAGCCAGAGTAATGGTGCCATTGTTCATCGAAGCTGGTGATAAAATTAAAGTAAATACCGAAGATGGATCTTACTTGGAAAGAGTGAAATAA
- the lpxD gene encoding UDP-3-O-(3-hydroxymyristoyl)glucosamine N-acyltransferase → MEFTASQIANFINGRIIGDEHALITGVSPIESGEEGHLSFVAQERFAEHIDRSKCSVLIVSEKLLTEKSYQPTIIAVEDAYLAFQVLMNLYQEMQGRKSGIEDGAVFHESASVGENVYVGAFTCVSEKVKIGDGSQIYPQVYIGKNVKIGKNCVLYSGVRVYDHCVIGDNCIIHSNTVIGSDGFGFQPTKDGYQKIPQLGNVILEDHVEIGSNCSIDRGTIGSTVIGKGTKIDNLIQIAHNVKIGQNNVIAAQAGIAGSTVIGDWNQIGGQVGIVGHIQIGNQVKIQAQSGVNSNTKDGEILYGSPAINAGEYRRNYVHFRNFTDIVKRINNLELNSKDKTNE, encoded by the coding sequence ATGGAATTTACCGCATCGCAGATTGCAAATTTTATTAACGGACGAATCATAGGGGATGAGCACGCGCTAATCACGGGAGTATCGCCTATAGAAAGTGGAGAAGAAGGCCATCTTTCTTTCGTCGCGCAAGAAAGATTTGCAGAGCATATTGATCGATCGAAATGCTCAGTTCTAATCGTTTCTGAGAAACTATTAACCGAAAAATCTTATCAACCCACTATTATTGCTGTCGAAGATGCTTATCTGGCGTTTCAGGTTTTAATGAATCTGTATCAGGAAATGCAGGGACGTAAATCTGGAATTGAAGACGGAGCAGTGTTTCACGAGTCCGCCTCGGTAGGCGAAAATGTATATGTAGGCGCTTTTACCTGTGTATCTGAAAAGGTGAAAATAGGCGATGGTTCACAAATTTACCCGCAAGTATATATTGGTAAAAATGTGAAAATAGGTAAAAACTGTGTCTTATACAGTGGCGTAAGAGTCTACGATCATTGTGTGATTGGCGATAACTGCATCATTCATTCCAATACGGTAATCGGTTCAGACGGTTTTGGTTTTCAGCCGACCAAAGATGGCTATCAGAAAATTCCGCAATTAGGAAACGTTATTTTAGAAGATCATGTAGAAATTGGTTCTAACTGTAGTATTGACAGAGGAACTATCGGATCGACGGTTATTGGGAAAGGAACCAAAATCGATAACTTAATCCAAATCGCTCATAATGTAAAGATTGGTCAGAATAATGTAATTGCCGCACAAGCAGGAATTGCCGGTTCTACGGTAATTGGAGATTGGAATCAAATCGGCGGTCAAGTCGGTATTGTAGGACATATCCAGATCGGCAATCAAGTAAAAATACAGGCACAAAGTGGTGTGAATTCTAACACCAAAGACGGCGAAATTCTGTACGGCTCACCTGCCATCAACGCAGGCGAATACCGAAGAAACTATGTGCATTTCAGAAATTTCACCGATATTGTTAAACGAATAAATAATCTTGAGCTCAACTCAAAAGATAAAACTAATGAGTGA